From a region of the Tistrella mobilis genome:
- a CDS encoding 50S ribosomal protein L11 methyltransferase — MSSPSDPARLVWRLTLEVPGLEHVSAVETALEPFVESLTSFEVIEDGLWWRVTGYARGPRPDMAEIGTRISLTAAAEGIALETPVLDQIEDRDWASDVLKSFVPIHAGRFVVHGSHLDAAEVVRPGAIGIVVDAGQAFGSGEHGTTRGCLTMVDHLARRGKPVGRVLDMGCGTGVLAIAAAQRFNPRRLRRRVLAVDNDPRSVAVTAENIHINHVRDRVIPLISEGFRRPEVMAHGPYDLILANILARPLARMAPVVVRHLAPGGRLVLSGLTPRQDSWVLNAYRRRGLVLDKRLVLDGWTTLMMRRAPRRQD, encoded by the coding sequence TTGTCGAGCCCGTCTGATCCCGCCCGCCTGGTCTGGCGGCTGACCCTGGAGGTTCCGGGTCTGGAGCATGTGTCCGCGGTCGAGACCGCGCTGGAGCCCTTCGTCGAAAGCCTCACCAGTTTCGAGGTGATCGAGGACGGTTTGTGGTGGCGTGTCACCGGCTATGCCCGCGGCCCCCGGCCCGACATGGCCGAAATCGGCACCCGCATTTCGTTGACCGCGGCCGCCGAAGGCATCGCGCTCGAGACGCCCGTGCTCGACCAGATCGAGGATCGCGACTGGGCGAGCGACGTGCTGAAAAGCTTCGTGCCCATCCATGCCGGGCGGTTCGTGGTCCATGGCAGCCATCTGGACGCGGCTGAGGTGGTTCGCCCGGGGGCGATCGGCATCGTGGTCGATGCCGGCCAGGCCTTCGGTTCGGGCGAGCACGGCACCACCCGCGGCTGCCTGACCATGGTCGATCACCTGGCCCGGCGCGGCAAGCCGGTCGGCCGGGTTCTGGACATGGGCTGCGGCACGGGCGTGCTCGCCATCGCTGCGGCGCAGCGTTTCAACCCGCGCCGGCTGCGCCGCCGGGTGCTGGCGGTCGACAATGATCCGCGCTCGGTTGCGGTGACGGCCGAGAACATCCACATCAACCATGTTCGCGACCGGGTGATCCCGCTGATCTCGGAAGGCTTCCGCCGGCCCGAGGTCATGGCCCACGGCCCCTACGACCTGATCCTCGCCAATATCCTGGCCCGGCCGCTGGCGCGGATGGCGCCGGTGGTGGTGCGGCATCTGGCGCCGGGCGGCCGGCTGGTGCTGTCGGGGTTGACCCCCCGCCAGGACAGCTGGGTGCTGAACGCCTATCGCCGTCGCGGCCTGGTGCTGGACAAGCGTCTGGTGCTCGACGGCTGGACGACGCTGATGATGCGGCGGGCGCCCCGCCGTCAGGACTGA